From a single Flavobacterium sp. genomic region:
- the ppk1 gene encoding polyphosphate kinase 1: MNNTLNNYTDREKSWLTFNARVLQEANDENVPLLDRFRFLGIFSNNLDEFFRVRYAAIRRMSFETVETEKILGVPAEQLLKEITGIVIEQQSESLRILTEIEKKLEKENIFIINENQVTKEQEIFIHDFFIQNVSPAVVTIMLNNLEEFPLLKDTSGYLAVKLVLKSDNSTNNIIYAVVEIPNTINRFVVLPSNSNKQYIVLLDDVIRLNLNNIFNIFDYESISAHMIKITRDAQLEFDSDLSKSLMEKISNSVKERRVGEPVRFVYDQAIGKDTLEFFLKGMNILSSDSIIPGGRYHNRRDYMNFPNLGRYDLLYRENHPLPIPGLSLEGSILERIKKKDYLLYAPYQSFSYIIKFLREAALDPKVASIKITLYRLAKNSQIVSSLINAAKNGKKVTVQIELQARFDEESNISYSEQMQTEGIELIFGVKGLKVHSKVCVIERLEEGKVKRYGLVSTGNFNENSAKIYTDVTLFTSNNEILKDVAKIFDFFDVNYRVHRYKHLIVSPHYTRSRFNKLIDREISNAIAGKEAYIKLKMNSISDFKMTDKLYEASNAGVKIQLIIRGICCLIPGLKGISENIEAISIVDNYLEHSRIYIFGNAGDPEVFISSADFMTRNLDARVEVTCPIYDKEIKKELIETFEIGWKANVKARIHSAALLNQYRNRGDEKPFRAQLEMYNYYQNKLDVIAEELQ, from the coding sequence ATGAATAACACATTAAATAATTATACAGACAGAGAAAAAAGTTGGTTAACATTCAATGCCCGAGTACTTCAAGAAGCTAATGACGAAAATGTTCCTTTATTAGATAGATTTCGATTCCTTGGAATTTTTTCAAATAATTTAGATGAATTTTTTAGAGTGCGTTATGCAGCAATCCGAAGAATGAGTTTTGAAACTGTTGAAACCGAAAAAATATTAGGTGTTCCTGCTGAACAATTGCTTAAAGAAATTACAGGAATTGTTATTGAACAGCAATCTGAAAGTTTGCGTATTTTAACCGAAATCGAAAAAAAATTAGAAAAGGAAAACATCTTTATTATTAATGAAAATCAAGTAACAAAAGAACAAGAAATTTTTATACATGATTTTTTTATTCAAAACGTAAGTCCGGCGGTTGTTACCATCATGTTGAATAATTTGGAGGAATTTCCTTTATTAAAAGATACTTCGGGTTATTTAGCGGTTAAACTTGTTTTAAAATCAGATAATTCTACTAATAACATTATATATGCTGTTGTAGAAATTCCTAATACAATTAATCGATTTGTTGTTTTACCATCAAACTCAAATAAGCAGTATATTGTTCTTTTAGATGATGTTATTCGACTTAACTTAAATAATATATTTAATATATTTGATTATGAAAGTATTTCAGCTCACATGATTAAAATCACTCGAGATGCGCAGTTAGAGTTTGATAGTGATTTGAGTAAAAGTTTGATGGAAAAAATATCAAATTCGGTTAAAGAGCGAAGAGTTGGCGAACCTGTTCGCTTTGTATACGATCAAGCGATTGGTAAGGATACCTTGGAATTTTTTCTAAAAGGAATGAATATTTTAAGTTCAGACAGTATTATTCCAGGCGGAAGATATCATAATCGAAGAGATTATATGAATTTCCCAAATTTAGGTAGATATGATTTGTTATACCGTGAAAATCATCCGCTACCAATCCCAGGATTATCTTTAGAAGGTAGTATTTTAGAGCGAATTAAAAAGAAGGATTATTTACTTTATGCTCCCTACCAATCATTTTCCTACATTATCAAGTTTTTGCGTGAAGCCGCATTAGATCCAAAAGTAGCTTCCATAAAAATTACGTTGTATCGTTTAGCTAAGAATTCTCAAATTGTGAGTTCACTTATTAATGCAGCAAAAAATGGCAAAAAAGTAACTGTCCAAATCGAATTACAAGCCCGTTTTGATGAAGAAAGTAATATTTCTTATTCTGAACAAATGCAAACCGAAGGCATTGAATTGATTTTTGGTGTAAAAGGTTTAAAAGTTCATAGTAAAGTATGTGTAATAGAACGATTAGAAGAAGGAAAAGTAAAGCGTTACGGATTAGTTTCAACAGGAAATTTCAATGAAAATTCAGCAAAAATTTATACGGATGTAACTTTGTTTACAAGCAATAACGAAATTTTAAAAGATGTTGCTAAAATATTCGATTTCTTTGATGTGAATTACAGGGTACATCGTTATAAACACTTAATAGTTTCACCACATTATACTCGAAGCCGTTTTAATAAATTAATTGATAGAGAAATTTCTAATGCAATTGCTGGAAAAGAAGCTTACATCAAATTAAAAATGAATAGTATATCCGATTTCAAAATGACGGATAAATTATATGAAGCAAGTAATGCTGGTGTAAAAATACAATTAATTATCAGAGGAATATGTTGTTTAATACCCGGATTAAAGGGTATAAGTGAAAATATTGAAGCTATTAGTATTGTGGATAATTATTTAGAACACTCTAGAATTTATATTTTTGGTAATGCGGGTGATCCTGAAGTTTTCATTTCATCAGCAGACTTTATGACACGTAATTTAGATGCTAGGGTAGAAGTAACCTGTCCAATTTATGATAAAGAAATTAAAAAAGAATTAATTGAAACATTTGAAATTGGTTGGAAAGCCAATGTAAAAGCTAGAATTCATTCTGCTGCATTGTTAAATCAGTATAGAAATCGTGGTGATGAAAAACCATTTAGAGCGCAACTAGAAATGTACAATTATTATCAAAATAAATTAGACGTAATTGCAGAAGAGCTGCAATAA
- a CDS encoding exopolyphosphatase has protein sequence MITIKKYAAIDIGSNAMRLLVTNIVEQEGCKTQFNKSSLVRVPIRLGQDAFTVGEISEENIERMVDAMKAFKLLMKVHKVEQYRACATSAMREAYNGKEVVEIIKKKADIKIDIIDGKKEAAIIAASDLKQFITSDKAYLYVDVGGGSTEFSLFFEGNIIASKSFKNGTVRLLNNMVSDIVWQEIEKWIKTNTESFDNITLIGSGGNINKLFKLSEKNQDKPLSYMYVQSQYQKLNSMTYEQRIADLGLNPDRADVIIPATRIYLNAMKWSGARHIYVPKIGLSDGIVKAMYYGKI, from the coding sequence ATGATTACAATAAAAAAATATGCTGCTATTGATATTGGTTCCAATGCCATGAGGCTTTTGGTAACCAATATTGTGGAGCAAGAAGGTTGCAAAACACAGTTCAATAAAAGTTCCTTGGTGCGTGTTCCAATTCGTTTGGGGCAAGATGCTTTTACAGTAGGCGAAATTTCGGAAGAAAATATTGAACGAATGGTTGATGCCATGAAAGCATTTAAGCTATTAATGAAAGTTCATAAAGTAGAACAATATCGTGCTTGTGCAACTTCCGCTATGAGAGAAGCCTACAATGGAAAAGAAGTTGTAGAAATAATCAAGAAAAAAGCCGATATTAAAATTGATATTATAGATGGAAAAAAAGAAGCAGCTATAATTGCAGCATCTGATTTAAAACAATTTATAACTTCAGATAAAGCGTATTTATATGTTGATGTTGGTGGTGGTAGTACTGAATTTTCATTGTTTTTTGAAGGAAACATTATTGCTTCAAAATCATTCAAGAACGGAACGGTTCGTTTGCTAAATAATATGGTTTCTGATATTGTGTGGCAAGAAATTGAAAAATGGATTAAAACAAATACAGAATCTTTTGATAATATTACGCTTATTGGTTCTGGTGGAAATATTAATAAATTATTCAAATTATCTGAGAAAAATCAAGATAAGCCATTGTCATACATGTACGTGCAATCTCAATATCAAAAATTAAACAGCATGACATACGAACAACGCATTGCTGATTTAGGATTAAATCCAGATCGTGCCGATGTAATTATTCCAGCAACGCGTATATATTTAAATGCTATGAAATGGAGTGGTGCACGACATATTTATGTGCCAAAAATTGGATTATCGGATGGTATCGTGAAAGCAATGTATTATGGGAAGATATAA
- a CDS encoding DNA polymerase III, translating to MPSEIFNEIDMLLQWNKFAQKMTDAGKRLMATYMQMNDPSLNGTTITLELPNQSTKEEFLSGCHELIGYLRGKLHNHDITIEVVVNETVENKYAFTPQEKFERLKQINPTIELLRKTFDLDV from the coding sequence TTGCCTTCTGAAATATTTAACGAAATCGACATGTTGTTGCAATGGAATAAATTTGCTCAAAAAATGACAGATGCTGGTAAGCGATTGATGGCAACTTACATGCAAATGAATGATCCTAGCTTAAATGGAACCACCATTACTCTAGAACTTCCAAATCAAAGTACAAAAGAAGAGTTTTTATCAGGTTGCCATGAATTAATAGGCTATTTAAGAGGAAAATTACACAATCACGACATTACAATTGAAGTTGTTGTAAATGAAACGGTTGAAAACAAATATGCTTTTACACCTCAAGAAAAATTTGAACGATTAAAACAAATCAATCCTACAATAGAATTATTGCGAAAAACGTTTGATTTGGATGTGTAG
- the dnaX gene encoding DNA polymerase III subunit gamma/tau: MEQFIVSARKYRPQTFKDVVGQQAITNTLLNAIETNHLAQALLFTGPRGVGKTTCARILARKINQEGYDDPYEDFSFNVFELDAASNNGVDDIRSIIDQVRIPPQTGKYKVYIIDEVHMLSQAAFNAFLKTLEEPPKHAIFILATTEKHKIIPTILSRCQIFDFKRITVKDAKEHLAEIAKEQGVAYEDDALHIIAQKADGAMRDALSIFDRVVSYCGNNLTRQAVTENLNVLDFEYYIRITDLILENKIPDLLVAYNDILAKGFDGHHFIAGLASHFRDLLVCKNPATLPLLEAGEQAQALYAAQSHKAMHDFLIKGIELANECDLKFKVSQNQRLLVELCLMQLASITFDGEKKK; this comes from the coding sequence ATGGAACAATTTATAGTATCAGCCCGAAAATACCGTCCGCAAACATTTAAAGATGTTGTTGGACAACAGGCTATTACCAATACTTTGTTGAATGCTATTGAAACCAATCATTTAGCACAAGCTTTATTGTTTACTGGACCTCGTGGTGTGGGAAAAACAACTTGTGCCCGAATTTTAGCTCGAAAAATTAATCAAGAAGGTTATGATGACCCTTACGAAGATTTTTCGTTTAATGTTTTTGAATTAGATGCCGCTTCTAATAATGGAGTTGATGATATACGTAGTATAATCGACCAAGTTAGAATACCTCCGCAAACTGGAAAATATAAGGTTTATATTATTGACGAGGTGCACATGCTTTCACAAGCTGCTTTTAATGCTTTCCTGAAAACATTAGAAGAACCGCCAAAACATGCCATTTTTATTTTGGCTACTACGGAGAAGCATAAAATTATTCCAACGATTTTATCACGTTGTCAAATTTTTGATTTCAAAAGAATTACAGTCAAAGATGCAAAAGAACATTTAGCCGAAATTGCCAAAGAACAAGGCGTTGCTTACGAAGATGATGCATTACATATTATTGCACAAAAAGCAGATGGTGCTATGCGTGACGCTTTGTCTATTTTTGACAGAGTGGTTTCCTATTGTGGAAATAACTTGACAAGACAAGCTGTTACTGAAAATTTAAATGTATTGGATTTTGAATATTACATCAGAATCACTGATTTAATTTTAGAAAATAAAATACCTGATTTATTAGTTGCATACAATGATATTTTAGCAAAAGGTTTTGACGGTCATCATTTTATTGCTGGTTTAGCTTCGCATTTTAGAGATTTATTAGTGTGTAAAAATCCAGCTACGTTACCTTTGTTAGAAGCTGGAGAACAAGCTCAAGCCTTATATGCAGCCCAATCACACAAAGCAATGCATGATTTCTTGATAAAAGGAATTGAATTGGCAAACGAATGTGATTTAAAATTTAAAGTCAGCCAAAACCAACGACTTTTAGTTGAACTTTGCTTAATGCAACTAGCCTCTATCACTTTTGATGGAGAAAAAAAAAAGTAG
- the rsmD gene encoding 16S rRNA (guanine(966)-N(2))-methyltransferase RsmD, whose amino-acid sequence MRIISGKHKGRRLVAPKNLPVRPTTDMCKESLFNILNNYFNLHELKVLDLFAGTGNISYEFASRGAGPITSVDGDMGCVNFIKKTATELDLDISVIKSDVFKYLEKSKSSYDIIFADPPYDLGQENFEKIIQLIFENEILDEEGMLIVEHSKHTKLDHMTNFSFSKSYGGSVFSFYEIESYEEEDIEEEDEG is encoded by the coding sequence ATGAGAATTATCTCCGGAAAACACAAAGGACGTAGACTAGTCGCTCCTAAAAATTTACCTGTCCGCCCTACTACCGATATGTGTAAAGAATCGCTGTTCAATATTCTGAATAACTATTTTAATTTACATGAATTAAAAGTACTAGACTTATTTGCTGGAACGGGAAATATTAGTTACGAATTTGCTTCTCGTGGTGCGGGTCCCATTACAAGTGTTGATGGCGACATGGGATGTGTAAATTTCATCAAAAAAACGGCAACAGAATTAGATTTAGATATCAGTGTCATTAAAAGTGATGTATTTAAATATTTAGAAAAGAGCAAATCAAGTTATGATATTATTTTTGCTGACCCTCCGTATGATCTAGGTCAGGAAAATTTTGAAAAAATAATTCAACTTATTTTTGAAAACGAAATCTTAGACGAAGAAGGTATGTTGATTGTTGAACATTCAAAACATACTAAATTAGATCATATGACTAATTTCTCTTTTTCGAAGAGTTATGGAGGTTCTGTATTTTCTTTCTACGAAATTGAAAGCTACGAAGAAGAAGATATTGAAGAGGAAGACGAAGGGTAA
- a CDS encoding DUF3822 family protein translates to MVITNNDITQKTYKKLSIQVSLSGLSFCVFDLISNKIISTASINFEKNKVVEEQLWRAFIDYPILTKSYDDVSIIHDNNLNTFVPTSIFDSNFLASYLQYNTKVFETDYFTYDVIFPYEMNNIYVPFININNFLLDQFESFEYQNSNSILVKQLLDFSKNNEEKQVFIHLQKEHFEIVVVKNQQLLLFNSFQYNTPEDFIYYILFTCEQLQLNPETISVQILGDCSDEDAYFKIAFKYIRNCALLDITSKSSSLEITPKDLRNHFILYHS, encoded by the coding sequence ATGGTAATAACGAATAACGACATTACTCAAAAAACATACAAAAAGTTGTCCATTCAGGTTTCCTTGAGTGGACTTTCTTTTTGTGTCTTTGATTTAATTTCAAATAAAATAATTAGTACAGCATCAATTAATTTTGAAAAAAACAAAGTAGTTGAGGAGCAATTGTGGCGAGCTTTTATAGATTACCCTATTCTTACTAAATCGTATGATGATGTATCTATTATTCACGATAATAACCTAAATACTTTTGTTCCAACCTCAATTTTTGATAGTAACTTTTTAGCAAGCTACTTGCAATACAATACTAAAGTTTTTGAAACAGATTATTTTACCTATGATGTTATTTTTCCATACGAAATGAATAACATTTACGTGCCTTTTATTAATATTAACAATTTCCTATTAGACCAATTTGAAAGTTTTGAATACCAAAATTCCAATTCTATTTTAGTTAAACAATTACTTGATTTTTCTAAAAATAATGAAGAAAAACAAGTTTTCATTCATCTTCAAAAGGAACATTTTGAAATAGTTGTGGTTAAAAACCAACAATTACTTCTATTTAATTCTTTTCAATACAATACTCCAGAAGATTTTATTTACTACATACTTTTTACATGTGAACAATTACAATTAAATCCTGAAACCATTTCGGTTCAAATTTTAGGAGATTGTTCGGATGAAGATGCTTATTTTAAAATTGCCTTTAAATACATTCGAAATTGTGCATTATTAGATATTACATCTAAATCATCTAGTTTAGAAATTACTCCCAAAGATTTACGAAATCACTTTATATTATATCATTCATGA
- a CDS encoding ATP-dependent DNA helicase, which translates to MTYKLFYNLLQNNFPHQPTEKQAIFFQKIADFILNSTSDDIFVLKGYAGTGKTTIISTVINNLADVNMRAVLLAPTGRAAKVISNYSGKPAHTIHKRIYFPKKNKTGGVSFTLQQNKFKNTLFIVDESSMISDSNQDSKLYENGSLLDDLFFYVDAGKNCKLLLIGDTAQLPPVNMSISPALDIDSLSLHYQKNVHHIELDEVMRQAEHSGILYNATELRELLHSHFIDTFQFKLKGFKDVVRLQDGYDIQDAIHQAYDNYSIEDTVFILRSNKRANQYNQQIRASILSKESEISTGDYMMVVKNNYFWLKEESEAGFIANGDIIEILEIRKIQELYGFKFATVKIRMVDYPNQIPFDTVIMLDTIMSESPSLTYEESNKLYQEVLLDYEEERQQYKKMQKVKENPYFNALQVKFSYAITCHKSQGGQWKTVFIEQPYLPDGIDVDYVRWLYTAITRAEEKLYLIGFKDEFFEN; encoded by the coding sequence ATGACTTATAAGCTGTTTTACAATTTATTACAAAATAATTTTCCTCATCAACCTACTGAAAAACAAGCAATTTTTTTTCAGAAAATAGCCGATTTTATTTTAAATTCGACTTCTGATGATATTTTTGTACTCAAAGGTTATGCCGGAACAGGTAAAACAACCATAATTTCGACGGTGATTAATAATTTAGCCGATGTAAATATGAGAGCTGTTTTATTAGCTCCAACAGGAAGAGCAGCAAAAGTAATTAGTAATTATTCGGGAAAACCAGCGCATACCATTCATAAGCGGATTTATTTTCCTAAAAAGAATAAAACAGGTGGTGTTAGTTTTACCTTGCAACAAAATAAATTTAAAAACACTCTTTTTATTGTAGATGAGTCTTCAATGATTTCAGATTCCAATCAAGATTCTAAATTGTATGAAAACGGTTCCTTATTGGACGATTTGTTTTTTTATGTAGATGCTGGAAAAAATTGCAAGCTATTACTAATAGGAGATACCGCGCAACTTCCACCTGTAAATATGAGTATAAGTCCTGCTTTGGATATTGATTCACTTTCCCTTCACTACCAAAAAAATGTGCATCATATTGAATTAGACGAAGTAATGCGTCAGGCTGAACATTCTGGGATTTTGTATAATGCCACTGAATTGCGAGAATTATTACATTCCCATTTTATTGATACGTTCCAATTTAAATTAAAAGGATTTAAGGATGTGGTTCGTTTACAAGATGGTTATGACATTCAAGATGCTATTCACCAAGCATATGACAATTATAGTATTGAAGATACTGTGTTTATTTTGCGTTCTAATAAAAGAGCCAATCAATACAACCAACAAATAAGAGCTTCTATTTTATCCAAAGAAAGTGAAATTTCAACCGGAGATTATATGATGGTTGTGAAAAACAACTATTTTTGGTTAAAAGAAGAATCAGAAGCTGGATTTATTGCGAATGGTGATATCATCGAAATTTTAGAAATCAGAAAAATTCAAGAATTATACGGATTCAAATTTGCTACGGTGAAAATCAGAATGGTCGATTATCCTAATCAAATTCCGTTTGATACTGTAATTATGTTGGATACGATTATGAGCGAATCGCCTTCGTTGACGTATGAAGAATCTAATAAATTGTATCAAGAAGTGTTGTTGGATTATGAAGAAGAACGCCAACAATATAAAAAAATGCAAAAAGTAAAAGAAAATCCTTATTTCAATGCACTTCAAGTAAAGTTTTCCTACGCCATAACATGTCACAAATCGCAAGGTGGACAATGGAAAACTGTTTTTATAGAACAACCTTATTTACCTGATGGAATTGATGTTGATTATGTTCGTTGGCTCTACACAGCCATTACACGAGCGGAAGAAAAATTATATTTAATCGGTTTTAAAGATGAGTTTTTTGAAAATTAA
- the kdsB gene encoding 3-deoxy-manno-octulosonate cytidylyltransferase, giving the protein MKIIAVIPARYASTRFPAKLMQDLGGKTVILRTYEAAISTNLFDDVFVVTDSDLIYNEIISNGGKAIMSIKEHESGSDRIAEAVENMDVDVVINVQGDEPFINKKPLEELIEVFKKDTEKKVDLGSLMFQIIDKEEINNPNNVKVITDQQGFALYFSRSVIPFPREENVGVRYMKHIGIYAFRKEALMDFYRLPMLSLEASEKLEQLRYLEYGKRIKMVETTHGSIGIDTPEDLEKARILLNN; this is encoded by the coding sequence ATGAAAATAATAGCTGTAATTCCTGCTCGATATGCTTCCACTCGTTTCCCTGCTAAGTTAATGCAAGATTTAGGAGGTAAAACGGTAATTCTTAGAACGTATGAAGCAGCTATTTCAACTAATTTGTTTGATGATGTTTTCGTGGTTACGGATTCCGATTTAATTTACAACGAAATTATCTCGAATGGAGGTAAGGCTATTATGTCTATTAAAGAACACGAAAGCGGAAGCGACCGAATTGCAGAAGCTGTTGAAAATATGGATGTCGATGTCGTAATTAACGTGCAAGGTGATGAACCTTTCATCAACAAAAAACCTTTAGAAGAGTTAATTGAAGTCTTTAAAAAAGATACCGAAAAGAAAGTTGATTTAGGTTCGTTAATGTTTCAAATTATTGATAAAGAAGAAATTAATAATCCGAATAATGTCAAAGTAATTACCGATCAACAAGGTTTTGCATTATATTTTTCACGTTCGGTAATTCCATTTCCAAGGGAAGAGAATGTAGGTGTTCGTTACATGAAACACATCGGAATTTACGCTTTTAGAAAAGAAGCATTAATGGATTTTTACCGTTTGCCAATGTTATCATTAGAAGCATCTGAAAAATTAGAACAACTTCGTTATTTGGAGTATGGAAAACGTATCAAAATGGTAGAAACAACTCACGGTAGCATTGGAATTGACACGCCAGAAGATTTAGAGAAAGCTAGGATTCTATTAAACAATTAG
- a CDS encoding potassium channel family protein: protein MNFFEKLLVGNVGHNYIPKYNPIQKRILNIKSIWNNDHQDDNGIEKLVRLFLSSSQLLFPGIYIKYFVGKIGHEYQDLGIDLYVLAKVIFPFLILINGWQSNDYIIWILVFVLLETVLYIPTLIFASDLFSRPRSYKRSMLLLFFNYIEIVVSFAVLYTLGENMNKPFEHWFDSVYFSVISSNSIGYGDYYPVTTFGKILVSLQAMFFLSFVILFLNFFSTKIKSKGYFDDDV from the coding sequence ATGAACTTTTTTGAAAAATTATTAGTGGGTAATGTTGGACATAATTATATTCCAAAATACAATCCAATTCAAAAACGAATTCTAAATATTAAATCTATTTGGAATAATGATCATCAAGATGATAACGGAATTGAAAAATTAGTTCGTTTGTTTTTATCTTCCTCTCAGCTATTGTTTCCTGGTATTTACATAAAATATTTTGTAGGGAAAATTGGTCATGAATATCAGGATTTAGGAATAGATTTATATGTTTTAGCTAAAGTTATATTCCCTTTTTTAATACTAATAAACGGTTGGCAAAGTAATGATTACATAATTTGGATATTGGTTTTTGTCTTATTAGAAACTGTATTGTATATCCCTACTTTGATTTTTGCTTCGGATTTATTTTCGAGACCTCGTTCCTACAAACGTTCAATGCTACTTCTTTTCTTTAATTACATTGAAATAGTGGTTTCTTTCGCTGTGTTATATACGCTTGGTGAAAATATGAACAAACCTTTTGAACATTGGTTTGATTCAGTTTATTTTAGTGTAATTAGTTCTAATTCAATTGGCTATGGTGATTATTATCCTGTAACTACTTTTGGTAAAATTTTAGTTAGTTTACAAGCAATGTTCTTTTTATCATTTGTGATTTTATTCTTGAATTTCTTTTCAACAAAAATAAAAAGCAAAGGATATTTTGATGATGATGTCTAA
- a CDS encoding fused MFS/spermidine synthase — MIKRLLSFLLPVKIHQKKSVYSKNLEVTWNNGYLVLDSENTNYSYGSLQRVLKKGLKYIGYDRIRNFQSILVLGVAGGSVIETLKKEIKFEGQITGVEIDPVVVELATKYFGLGKYNNVSIVIDDAFEFVLKSKEKYDLIIIDIFQDTTMPNFLFEDFFINRINFLLKVNGFILFNTMVLNKNDSERNFDYRNKFDSNYSVRLYPKIEEHNELFTIKKLA; from the coding sequence ATGATTAAGCGCTTACTAAGTTTTTTACTTCCTGTAAAAATTCATCAAAAAAAATCGGTTTATAGTAAAAATCTTGAGGTGACTTGGAATAATGGTTATTTGGTTTTAGATTCTGAAAACACTAATTATTCGTATGGAAGTTTACAACGGGTTTTAAAAAAAGGATTGAAATATATTGGTTATGATAGGATTAGGAATTTTCAATCTATTTTAGTGCTTGGTGTTGCTGGTGGTAGTGTAATTGAAACTTTAAAAAAAGAAATTAAATTTGAGGGACAAATAACTGGTGTAGAAATTGATCCAGTTGTTGTAGAATTAGCCACAAAATATTTTGGATTGGGAAAATATAATAATGTTTCAATTGTAATTGATGATGCCTTTGAATTTGTTTTGAAAAGCAAAGAAAAATATGATTTAATTATCATTGATATCTTTCAAGACACAACCATGCCAAATTTTTTATTTGAAGATTTTTTTATTAATAGAATTAATTTTTTACTTAAAGTAAATGGATTTATATTATTCAATACCATGGTTTTAAATAAAAATGATAGTGAAAGAAATTTTGATTACAGAAATAAATTTGACAGTAATTATTCTGTCCGTTTATATCCAAAAATTGAAGAGCACAACGAATTATTTACAATAAAAAAATTAGCCTGA
- a CDS encoding 1-acyl-sn-glycerol-3-phosphate acyltransferase, whose amino-acid sequence MKQIIYKFIFCTIFGWKVVGTITPLVKKCIIIAVPHTSWYDFFLGIFSRGILNIEINYVAKKELFVFPFNYFFTWTGGRPLNRQKNENKVDTIATIFSENDIFRLAIAPEGTRKKVTQWKTGFYYMAIKANVPIVPVAFDYGRKQVVYHEPFYPTGNIEADIKILESYYVGVIGKVPHLSYVPEK is encoded by the coding sequence ATGAAACAAATTATATACAAATTTATTTTCTGTACAATTTTTGGTTGGAAAGTAGTTGGAACAATTACTCCCTTAGTAAAAAAATGTATAATTATTGCTGTTCCACATACTAGTTGGTATGATTTTTTTTTGGGAATATTTTCTAGAGGAATACTGAATATCGAAATTAATTATGTTGCAAAAAAAGAATTATTTGTATTTCCTTTTAATTATTTTTTCACATGGACAGGAGGAAGGCCTTTAAATAGACAAAAAAACGAAAATAAAGTAGATACAATTGCAACTATCTTTTCTGAAAATGATATTTTTAGACTAGCAATTGCACCCGAAGGAACGCGTAAAAAAGTAACTCAATGGAAAACAGGGTTTTATTACATGGCAATAAAAGCGAATGTACCTATTGTTCCCGTGGCATTTGATTATGGAAGAAAGCAAGTTGTTTATCATGAACCATTTTATCCTACAGGAAATATAGAGGCGGATATTAAAATCCTAGAATCGTACTATGTAGGTGTAATTGGAAAAGTTCCACATTTAAGTTACGTGCCTGAAAAATAA
- a CDS encoding helix-turn-helix transcriptional regulator produces MVNIDDFIKRLEIILDYYNLSASSFADKINVQRSSLSHLLSGRNKPSLDFIIKVIEVFPEIDLYWILNGKGVFPKSENNSVLLEASENKETTKSLNESSFAEPDLFSTVEKVDPSTLMEQHTVESIKTENNSSEEIERIVVFFKNGTFKNYKP; encoded by the coding sequence ATGGTAAACATCGATGATTTTATTAAACGTTTAGAAATCATACTCGATTATTATAATTTATCAGCTTCTTCTTTTGCAGATAAAATCAATGTACAACGATCAAGTTTGTCTCACCTACTCTCTGGCAGAAACAAACCTAGTTTGGATTTTATCATTAAAGTAATTGAGGTTTTTCCAGAAATTGATTTATACTGGATTTTAAATGGTAAAGGTGTTTTTCCTAAGTCAGAAAATAATTCAGTTTTATTAGAAGCATCAGAAAACAAGGAAACAACTAAATCTTTAAATGAATCGTCATTTGCAGAACCCGATTTATTTTCAACAGTTGAAAAAGTGGATCCTTCTACTCTTATGGAGCAGCATACTGTAGAATCTATTAAAACAGAAAATAATTCTTCTGAAGAAATTGAGCGAATTGTGGTGTTTTTTAAAAATGGAACTTTTAAAAACTATAAGCCGTAA